A window of Micromonospora eburnea genomic DNA:
TGTCCCACGCCCCGCCTTGTGTGCAGAGCGGAGGTGGTGGCATGATCTGCCGCGTCAGCCCGGCATACGGAAGGGGGTGTGGTCGATGTCCACCGTGAACAGTCCCGCGCCCCGCCCCGGTTCCCGCTGACCTGATCCACTCCCGCGGGGCGCACTCCATCAGGAGGAAGCACCGTGAGTGCACAGATCCACTTCGTGACCTGCGAGACCGACGACCCGTACGCCCTGGCGAGCTGGTGGGCGAAGGTGCTTGACCGGAAGTTGCACGACGACGACCACCCGGGCGACCCCGAGGCGATGCTCGTCGCGCCCGACGGACACGGCCCAGACCTGCTCTTCGTACGGGTGGGGGAGCGGCACGGCAAGGGCGCGTTCCACCTCGACCTGCACCCGGCGGACGGCACCCGGGACGCCGAGGTCGAGCGACTGCTCGGCCTCGGCGCCACCCTGGTCGCCGATCGGCGCCGGCCGGACGGCACCGGTTGGGTGGTGCTGGCCGACCCGGAGGGCAACGAGTTCTGCGTCTGCCGCAGCCCGGCGGAGCGGGCCGCGGCGCACTGATCCACGCAGCGAACCGGGCTTCCGCCAGCTTGCTTGGCGGGGGCCCGGTTCGCTGATTTTCCGGAGGGTCAGTTCTTCTTCTCAATCTCGGCCCGCAGCGCGGCGAACTGCGGCTGGAGGTCGGCGGCGGACTTGAAGTAGATGACGACCGTCCCGACGCTGCCCCGGTCGGCCCAGGCGCAGACGCCCACCGGGATACCGCTGGCGTCGCCGTCGCCGCACTTGGCTTCGCCGCCCAGCGGGCCGGCGTCGATCGTCTTGAACTCCTTCACCCCGAGGGCGGTGCCCATGCCCTTGGTGAAGTCATTCAGGTTCTTCGTCGGGTCGGCCTGCAGGACGGTCGCGCCAGCCATCAGGACCATGTCCTGCTTGGCCGGGTCGCCGTAGATGCCACTGACGACGCTGGTGGCTCCCGGCACGTTGTCCTTGAACGACGTCTTCATCTGCTCGACAGCGGGCTGGAGCTCCGGCATTGTCAGCTGCGGTCGGCCGCCCAGCGTCTCGGGCTCGACCAGGCGGGTCTTGGTGGCGTCGACCACCTCGTTCACCGCGTCCTTGCCGAGGGCGTAGAGGGCCACGCCGCCACCGACGCAGAGCACCACCACGACGGCCAGGATGATCAGCAGGATCTTCCCGACGTTGGACTTCTTCTTCGGCGGCGGGCCGGCGGGGGCACCGAAGCCCGGCTGGCCGGCCTCCGGGTATCCGCCGGGCTGCTGGGGAGCCTGCGGGTAGCCGCCACCGTACTGGGGCTGCTGCGGCGGCTGGTAGCCGCCGGGCGGCTGCTGCGGCGGGGGTAGGAACCGGGGTACGGACTGGACGGCGGCTGCGACATGATCTTGGTCAGCTCCTTGGAGAAATCTGGACGCGTGATCGTATCGAGCCCCGCTGACGGGCGTCGTCCGCCCGGAGCGGGCGTGACGAAACCGGAACCCGCTCGTGACCGAGGAGGCCACGCGGTGTCCCGGGCTTGGACGGCACGTGATCCACAGGGCGTGCGATCGCGTCGTGCGGAAGCGGCGTCGCGTGGACCGGGGGCAGACGCGTCGTAGGCCACCTGGGCACGAACTGTTCAGTGCTAATAGTGCTTTGTTAGGTTGGGACGAGTTGGCGGCAGAGGGGGCAGAACCCGAGCCAGGTCGCGAGCAAGTACTGCAATTGCCGCAGGACCGCGTACAGGCTCAGGTCTGCCCCATTGCTTTTGGGTGTGCCATCCGTAGTTGGGTGAGGAACAGTTGGGCGGCCGCGGTGAGGGTGACGTGGCGGTGCCAGCCGATCCAGGAGCGGCCTTCGAAGTGGTCGAGTCCGAGGGCGGTTTTGAGTTCGCGGTAGTCGTGCTCGACGCGCCAGCGGCTTTTCGCCAGGCGGACGAGTTCGGTCAGTGGTGTGTCGGCGGGCAGGTCGGACAGCCGGTAGTCGGTAGGTTCGTCCTGGTCGGGAGGCCATTGCACGAGCAGCCAGCATTCGGGCAGGACACCGTCGTCACCGCGGTGGGGCCCGCGTCGGACGGCCCGGCCGGCGGGACGCACCCGCAGCGCGAAGAAATGCCCGGACAGCTCACCGGCAGGCCGGTCCGGGGCGCGGTCAGGTGCGGGCAGCCGGGCACGCCAGCGCACCAAACTTGTTGCGTCGGCGCCATGGGTGAGGGCGAGGTCCTTCAGGCTGCGGGCGGGCTGCGGGTATCTCGGTGTGGGGTGCTTGCCGACTCCGGCGTAAGGGACCTCGGCGGGTTGGGCGTCGCCGGGTTGAACGGTGGTGCTCGACGTGGTCGCCACGATGTATGTGATGCCGCGTTCGGTCAGGCCCTGACGGAACTCCGCGACCTGGCCGTAGCCGGCGTCGGCGGTCAGCAGCGGCGGACGCAGCCCCCACGCGGCCAACTCGTCGAGCATTTCCAGGGCCATTAGCCACTTCGGCCGATACCGCTCTGTGTCGGGGATTTTCGACGACGCCCGCCGCCGGCGGATCTGGTCGATCTGCTCCTCACGCGGCACCTGCACACGCGCATGTGGTTTCTTCGCCCCGGCCTGGTCGAGGGTGACCGGCTGCTGGCGCAGCCTGCGGGCATGCGGGTTCGCGGGCTTGCCGTCCCCGTCAGGGACGCAGGTGTCGTCCCAGGACTCCGGCACGAACAGCCGCCAGTCCAGCACCGCCGAGGCGGCGTCGGTCGCCGCGTGGACGCTGACGGCGATCTGGCAGTTGGCGACCTTGCCGAGCGTGCCGGAGTACTGCCGGGCCACGCACGCCGATGCCTTGCCGTCCTTGGGGAACCCGGTGTCGTCCACCACCCACACCTGCGGCGTCACCAGCTCGACCGCGGCCGTCGCCAACCGTCGCCGCACACCACCGACATCCCACGTGGAGGACGTCAGGAACTGCTGCAGTTGCTGGTGATCGACCCCAAGCCGTTCAGCCATCGGCTGCATCGACTTACGCCGGCCGTCCAGCATCAGCCCCCGCAGATACCGCAAACCGGTCGCTCGCTGATCCGACCGCGGCAACCCTGCGAACACCCCTGCCGCGAATTCCTCCAACTGCGCCCGCACCCGAACGAGTTCCCGCTCATCCACGCACCGCCCAAGCACCAGCACGACGCTCATACAAGCGACACGCCACAGCGACCTAACAAAGCACTACTAAGCGCCCGTCTGCGGGGTGACATCCCCGTCGAGCGTCGGGCAGGCCCGTTGCCCGCAGTGGACAGGGGAGGCGGGCAAACGTGAGCATCCGTTGGATGTGGTGCGGGAAGCCCCGATTTTCAGCCGCAGGCAAGCCGCACCTTCACCTGGCCGATGATCAACGCCGATTAAGGCACTTCCAGGCTGCGGGGATGCATCCCGGATTGAAAATTCCTTGCTGGTCGTATCGGTTAATCCGTGGGATGACCTGCGCTGCTGCCTCTTAACCCGGTCGGGCGTAGATATTCGGCTTGACTATCCACATTGGCATGTGCTAAGTATTTACCGCAGCCGAGACACTTGATGATTGCTAGCAATGTGTGACACGCTGCATGTCGGTCCTTGAAAACGGGAGGGATAAGTTGAAGAAGAAAGTTCTCAGGGCTTCAGTTTGTGCGGCATTTTTGTCGGCGCTGGTAGTAGGTGTTAGCTCACCCGCCCAAGCCGCCTGGGTCTTCGTGTCGAGCGCCCCTCACACGCAAGAAGGGCATGCGCTGTGCATCTCGTCGGCGGCGATACTTAACGCCTACGGGAGCTATAATTACAGGTGCACTGACGTCGGGTACGCCTACCATGTGCAGAAGGAAATCTAGGTAGCGGCGGTCCAGAAAGCGCATAAGCCCGCAGTGGGTTGCTGGTAGGGCCGGAGATGTCTCTTTTGCCTCTGTTGATACATTCCTGCGGACATGGTTCCTTCGAGTTGGCCCCTGCTGCATTTGGAACGTTCGGCGATGAGGTATAGGCGCACCTCTACGCGCTAGCCTTCCGCTTACCGCAGAAGGCGACCCGTAAAGACGATCGCGGTGGCCGAACCGTCCGGGCGGGAC
This region includes:
- a CDS encoding VOC family protein codes for the protein MSAQIHFVTCETDDPYALASWWAKVLDRKLHDDDHPGDPEAMLVAPDGHGPDLLFVRVGERHGKGAFHLDLHPADGTRDAEVERLLGLGATLVADRRRPDGTGWVVLADPEGNEFCVCRSPAERAAAH
- a CDS encoding IS701 family transposase, coding for MDERELVRVRAQLEEFAAGVFAGLPRSDQRATGLRYLRGLMLDGRRKSMQPMAERLGVDHQQLQQFLTSSTWDVGGVRRRLATAAVELVTPQVWVVDDTGFPKDGKASACVARQYSGTLGKVANCQIAVSVHAATDAASAVLDWRLFVPESWDDTCVPDGDGKPANPHARRLRQQPVTLDQAGAKKPHARVQVPREEQIDQIRRRRASSKIPDTERYRPKWLMALEMLDELAAWGLRPPLLTADAGYGQVAEFRQGLTERGITYIVATTSSTTVQPGDAQPAEVPYAGVGKHPTPRYPQPARSLKDLALTHGADATSLVRWRARLPAPDRAPDRPAGELSGHFFALRVRPAGRAVRRGPHRGDDGVLPECWLLVQWPPDQDEPTDYRLSDLPADTPLTELVRLAKSRWRVEHDYRELKTALGLDHFEGRSWIGWHRHVTLTAAAQLFLTQLRMAHPKAMGQT